One Ilumatobacter fluminis genomic window, CGACGGCGGTCAGGGTGATCGTGCGATCGTCGAGCACGTCGAGCGGTGAACCACAGCTCGAGCAGAAGTTGCTCTCGGGCGGGTTGCGATGCCCGCACTGGTTGCAGAAGGTGTACGACACGTTCAGCCCTCCGTGAGTTCGCGATAGGCAGCGGCGTCCATGAGGGCGTCGAGCGCCGACTCGTCGGCGATGTCGACCTCGATCAGCCAGCCGTCGCCGTAGGGATCTTCGTTGATCAGCCCCGGTGAATCGGCGAGCGCCTCGTTCACGGCGGCGACCGTCCCACCGACGGGGGCGTACATCTCCGACACCGACTTGGTCGATTCGAGTTCGCCGACCGAGTCGCCCGAGGAGACGGTGGCACCGACGTCGGGCAGATCGACGAACACCACGTCGCCCAGCGCATCTTGTGCGAAGTCGGTGACCCCAACCCTCACCCTCGACGACTGGTCGAGACGTCGGGCCCACTCGTGCTCGGCGCTGTAGCGAAGATCCTCGGGGACGTTCATGGCCCGTAACCGTACCGCTTCGGGACCCCTCGCCACGACAGCGACCGGCGGCGAATCGTCACGTTCGCTTGGCGCGCCCGGATGCGATGCTGTCGCGGATCATCGGGATGTACATGACGCCGGTGTAGTAGCTCAGGATCAGCCCCGGAATGCCGAGGACCCACGCCGCCACGGTGAACGCATCGGCGATCGGGATCGAGCTCTGCCCCATCAAGAAGCCGGGTACGGCGAACATCAGCAGGAACGTGGCGGTCTTGCCCCACCAGGTGACGTCGAATCGTTCCATCCCGAAGAACACGGTCGCGATCGCGACCGCACCACCGACGAGGATCTCGCGGAACAGCACGGCGACGCCGAACCAGATCGGCATCGACCCGTCGATCATGATCGCGACGATCGCGACGAGGAACAGGAGCCGGTCGACGGTCGGGTCGAACTTCTTGCCGAACTCGCTCGTCTGGCCGAGGCGCCGGGCGAGGTAGCCGTCGACCCAGTCGGTCGCTCCCAGTGCGCCGAGCAACCAGGCAGCCGCCTGACGGTTCTCCGGGCCGAAGAGCAACCAGACGAACAGCGGGAGGCAGAGCAGGCGCAGCAGGGTGAACAGGTTCGGGATCGTCCACAAGGTGTCGACCTCGCGCACCTCGATCGTGTCGGCCTTCGCGTCGGGGAGTCCCTCGCTCATCGGGTCGAGCCTAGGAGCTGGCCGTCGGTACTGTGAGGCTCATGGCGACGATCTTCACCCGCATCATCGACGGCGAGATTCCCGGCACCTTCGTGTGGCGGGACGATCGGTGCGTGGCGTTCATGTCGATCAACCCGATGGCGACCGGCCACACGCTGGTGGTCCCGATCGAGGAGGTCGACCACTGGGTCGATGCCTCGCCCGAGTTGACGGCGCACCTGTTCGAGGTGACCCGCATCATCGGCGAGGCGCAACGTCGGGCGTTTTCACCCGAACGGGTGGGCGTGATCATCGCCGGCTACGAGGTGCCCCACACCCACATCCACGTCGTGCCCACCAACGAGATGAGTGAACTGTCGTTCGCCAACGCCGCCGCGACCTTCGACCGCGACGAGTTGACCGCCGCCGCAGCGTCGATCCGCCGAGCCCTCCGCGACATGGGCCACAC contains:
- a CDS encoding HIT family protein gives rise to the protein MATIFTRIIDGEIPGTFVWRDDRCVAFMSINPMATGHTLVVPIEEVDHWVDASPELTAHLFEVTRIIGEAQRRAFSPERVGVIIAGYEVPHTHIHVVPTNEMSELSFANAAATFDRDELTAAAASIRRALRDMGHTPAE
- a CDS encoding CDP-alcohol phosphatidyltransferase family protein produces the protein MSEGLPDAKADTIEVREVDTLWTIPNLFTLLRLLCLPLFVWLLFGPENRQAAAWLLGALGATDWVDGYLARRLGQTSEFGKKFDPTVDRLLFLVAIVAIMIDGSMPIWFGVAVLFREILVGGAVAIATVFFGMERFDVTWWGKTATFLLMFAVPGFLMGQSSIPIADAFTVAAWVLGIPGLILSYYTGVMYIPMIRDSIASGRAKRT
- the gcvH gene encoding glycine cleavage system protein GcvH — protein: MNVPEDLRYSAEHEWARRLDQSSRVRVGVTDFAQDALGDVVFVDLPDVGATVSSGDSVGELESTKSVSEMYAPVGGTVAAVNEALADSPGLINEDPYGDGWLIEVDIADESALDALMDAAAYRELTEG